A single window of Nocardia sp. NBC_01327 DNA harbors:
- a CDS encoding non-canonical purine NTP pyrophosphatase, with translation MSRRVLVASRNAKKLNELRRILDEAGIAGIEIVGLNDVPPYDEAPETGATFEENALAKARDGFAATGMPCVADDSGIAVDALNGMPGVLSARWSGTHGNDEANNTLLLAQLGDVPDERRGAGFVSACALVADGVEEVVRGEWPGVIARKPVGDGGFGYDPLFVPEGGTVSAAQLSPAEKDAASHRGRALRQLLPALQALAAN, from the coding sequence ATGTCGCGCCGGGTGCTGGTCGCCAGCCGTAATGCCAAGAAGCTGAACGAATTGCGCCGCATTCTCGACGAGGCCGGTATCGCGGGCATCGAGATCGTCGGCCTGAACGATGTGCCGCCGTACGACGAGGCTCCCGAAACCGGTGCGACCTTCGAGGAGAATGCGCTCGCGAAGGCGCGCGACGGTTTCGCCGCCACCGGAATGCCCTGTGTCGCAGATGATTCCGGTATTGCGGTGGATGCTCTCAACGGTATGCCCGGGGTGCTGTCGGCCCGCTGGTCCGGCACGCACGGCAATGACGAGGCCAACAACACGCTGCTGCTGGCCCAGCTCGGCGATGTCCCCGACGAGCGGCGCGGCGCGGGTTTCGTCTCCGCCTGCGCCCTGGTCGCCGACGGTGTCGAAGAGGTCGTGCGCGGCGAGTGGCCCGGCGTCATCGCCCGGAAACCGGTGGGCGACGGCGGTTTCGGTTACGACCCGCTGTTCGTTCCCGAGGGCGGCACTGTCTCCGCGGCCCAGCTCAGCCCGGCCGAGAAGGACGCCGCCTCGCACCGCGGCCGCGCCCTGCGACAGCTGCTTCCGGCGCTGCAGGCCTTGGCGGCCAACTGA
- the rph gene encoding ribonuclease PH: protein MSTRADGRADDELREVKITRGFTAHPAGSVLVEFGGTRVMCTASVTDGVPPWRRDSGLGWLTAEYAMLPAATHTRSGRESVKGRVGGRTQEISRLIGRSLRACIDLAAIGENTIALDCDVLQADGGTRTAAITGAYVALSDAVTYLAAAGKLNDPQPISCGIAAVSVGVVDGRVRLDLPYEEDSRAEVDMNVVATDTGTLVEIQGTGEGATFPRSTLDKLLDSALAGCEQLFVVQKEALALPYPGVLPEPSEAKKKS from the coding sequence GTGTCTACACGAGCCGATGGCAGGGCGGATGACGAACTCCGCGAGGTAAAGATCACCCGGGGCTTCACCGCGCATCCGGCGGGTTCGGTGCTGGTGGAGTTCGGTGGAACGCGGGTCATGTGCACCGCGAGCGTCACCGATGGGGTGCCGCCGTGGCGTCGCGATTCCGGATTGGGCTGGCTCACGGCCGAATACGCCATGCTGCCCGCCGCCACCCACACCCGTTCCGGCCGCGAGTCGGTGAAGGGCCGGGTCGGCGGTCGCACCCAGGAGATCTCCCGGCTCATCGGCCGTTCGCTGCGCGCCTGCATCGATCTGGCCGCCATCGGCGAGAACACCATCGCCCTCGACTGCGATGTGCTGCAGGCCGACGGTGGCACCCGCACCGCCGCCATCACCGGCGCGTACGTGGCGCTCTCGGATGCCGTCACCTATCTGGCCGCCGCCGGCAAGCTGAACGACCCGCAGCCCATCTCCTGCGGTATCGCCGCCGTGAGCGTCGGCGTGGTCGACGGCCGGGTGCGCCTGGACCTTCCGTACGAGGAGGATTCGCGCGCCGAGGTCGATATGAATGTGGTGGCCACCGATACCGGCACCCTGGTCGAGATCCAGGGCACCGGCGAGGGCGCCACCTTCCCGCGCTCCACCCTGGACAAGCTGCTCGATTCCGCGCTCGCCGGGTGTGAGCAGTTGTTCGTGGTGCAGAAGGAAGCGCTCGCGCTGCCGTATCCGGGCGTGCTCCCCGAGCCGTCCGAGGCGAAGAAGAAGTCCTGA
- a CDS encoding DUF3817 domain-containing protein has translation MTARDNSEAPVATGETTLAPRPLGAAAPEKIRGALLRYRTLAWITGIWLLVLTGEVVYKYLILADSHTAPHWLFYVGQIHGIFYMLYLVFTIDLGIKARWKPVTTALTCLAGTIPFLSFVFEHMRTKEVKAAFGL, from the coding sequence GTGACCGCGCGCGACAACTCCGAGGCCCCCGTCGCGACCGGTGAAACCACCCTCGCGCCCCGCCCGCTCGGCGCAGCCGCGCCCGAGAAGATCCGCGGCGCGCTCCTGCGCTACCGCACGCTGGCCTGGATCACCGGTATCTGGCTGCTGGTGCTCACCGGCGAGGTCGTCTACAAGTACCTGATTCTGGCCGACAGCCACACCGCGCCGCACTGGCTGTTCTATGTCGGCCAGATCCACGGCATCTTCTACATGCTCTACCTGGTCTTCACCATCGACCTGGGCATCAAGGCGCGCTGGAAGCCGGTCACCACGGCGCTGACCTGCCTGGCCGGCACGATTCCGTTCCTGTCCTTCGTGTTCGAGCACATGCGGACCAAGGAAGTGAAGGCCGCCTTCGGGCTCTGA
- a CDS encoding transcriptional regulator produces MSAPHRRPALIIFVIVAFVACLGLGWWQWGRFESGSGTGQNLGYALQWPLFAGFVVWAYFRFVRLEQEAREDGAPEAAADSAPAPGDSAASTAGTVVAPRIRKPKPVVAREIPAGLLPERPKSATNDDPQVAEYNKYLAELHASDLDQQITDAGLRNHPERSAG; encoded by the coding sequence GTGTCCGCTCCCCACCGCCGCCCGGCTCTGATCATCTTCGTGATCGTGGCGTTCGTGGCCTGCCTCGGTCTGGGGTGGTGGCAGTGGGGGCGCTTCGAATCCGGTAGCGGCACGGGGCAGAACCTGGGCTATGCGCTGCAGTGGCCACTTTTCGCGGGGTTCGTGGTGTGGGCGTACTTCCGGTTCGTGCGACTCGAGCAGGAGGCCCGGGAGGACGGCGCGCCGGAGGCTGCGGCCGATTCCGCACCGGCGCCCGGCGATTCCGCTGCGAGCACCGCCGGGACCGTGGTCGCGCCGCGCATCAGAAAGCCGAAACCGGTTGTGGCGCGCGAGATTCCGGCCGGATTGCTGCCGGAGCGACCGAAGTCGGCGACCAATGACGATCCCCAGGTCGCCGAATACAACAAATACCTGGCCGAACTGCACGCCAGCGACCTCGATCAGCAGATCACGGACGCCGGGCTGCGCAACCATCCCGAAAGGAGCGCCGGGTGA
- a CDS encoding oxidoreductase, with the protein MAWKPSEISDQSGRTFVITGANGGIGEQTTRVLASKGATVIMACRNAAKAQEVADRIEGDVKVAPLDLASLASIREFADSTGEFDVLINNAGLMNVPFSRTEDGFETQWGVNHLGHYALTGLLLDKIHDRVVSIASIAHRQTPKLWVDDLNYEHRRYQRNLAYAQSKLSNLMFGRELQRRLTAADSAKRSYTVHPGVSATDLFARTETPLDKISKPFVRLIGQSPQHAAYSSLFAATVPDADPTVYWGPARLGGTKGPVEAAPSSKLSQNQDLWRRLWEESERLTGVTYKF; encoded by the coding sequence ATGGCATGGAAGCCCAGCGAAATCTCGGATCAGTCCGGGCGCACCTTCGTCATCACCGGCGCCAATGGCGGGATCGGCGAGCAGACCACCAGGGTGCTCGCGAGCAAGGGCGCGACCGTCATCATGGCCTGCCGCAACGCCGCCAAGGCGCAGGAGGTGGCCGACCGCATCGAGGGCGATGTGAAGGTCGCGCCGCTGGATCTCGCCAGCCTCGCCTCGATTCGCGAATTCGCGGACAGCACAGGCGAATTCGATGTGCTCATCAATAATGCCGGCCTGATGAACGTGCCGTTCTCGCGCACCGAGGACGGGTTCGAAACCCAGTGGGGCGTCAATCATCTCGGCCACTACGCGCTGACCGGGCTGCTGCTGGACAAGATTCACGACCGGGTCGTCTCCATCGCCTCCATCGCGCACCGGCAGACCCCGAAGCTGTGGGTCGACGACCTCAATTACGAGCACCGGCGCTATCAGCGCAATCTCGCCTACGCGCAGTCCAAGCTGTCGAACCTGATGTTCGGGCGGGAACTGCAGCGGCGACTGACCGCGGCCGATTCGGCCAAGCGGTCCTACACCGTGCACCCCGGCGTCTCGGCCACCGATCTGTTCGCCCGCACCGAAACCCCACTGGACAAGATCTCCAAGCCCTTCGTCCGGCTCATCGGCCAATCCCCCCAGCACGCCGCGTACTCCTCCCTCTTCGCCGCGACCGTCCCCGACGCCGACCCCACCGTCTACTGGGGCCCTGCCCGCCTGGGCGGCACCAAGGGCCCGGTCGAAGCGGCCCCCTCCAGCAAGCTGTCCCAGAACCAGGACCTCTGGCGCCGGCTGTGGGAAGAGTCCGAGCGCCTGACCGGAGTCACCTACAAGTTCTGA
- a CDS encoding sigma-70 family RNA polymerase sigma factor yields MTLTVSEDAIKDYLRQIGGTPLLTGAHEFELGERIAAGVLARQRLDESDGAAIEFTAAERRALQRTVADGLRAKDHMVRANLRLVVSIAKRYPTPTGMSLLDLVQEGTLGLMRAVDKFDHRRGLKLSTYATWWIRQSIGRALTDQGRTIRLPAHVADVMNRVIRTERTLSQRMGRDISTEELAEELDMSVLQVREVLSHAREPISLHTPIGDSDNAELGALIADNGPDPSVTVTDGALRGQLGVALSGLPEREAQVIALRYGLDGCEPRTLEEVGRIFGVSRERIRQIEAKAMQKLRQPARTLALEGMLG; encoded by the coding sequence ATGACGCTCACCGTCAGCGAAGACGCCATCAAGGACTATCTGCGCCAAATCGGCGGGACTCCGCTACTCACCGGTGCGCACGAGTTCGAGCTCGGCGAGCGCATTGCGGCCGGAGTGCTCGCCCGGCAGCGCCTCGACGAGTCGGACGGCGCGGCAATCGAATTCACCGCCGCGGAACGACGTGCGCTGCAGCGCACGGTGGCGGACGGGCTGCGGGCCAAAGACCATATGGTGCGCGCCAATCTGCGCCTGGTCGTGTCCATCGCCAAGCGCTACCCCACCCCGACCGGCATGTCACTGCTGGACCTGGTGCAGGAGGGCACACTGGGGCTCATGCGCGCGGTGGACAAATTCGATCATCGCCGCGGACTGAAACTTTCGACCTATGCCACCTGGTGGATCCGGCAATCCATCGGGCGGGCACTGACCGATCAGGGCCGCACCATCCGGCTGCCGGCGCATGTGGCCGATGTGATGAACCGGGTCATCCGCACCGAGCGGACGCTCTCGCAGCGGATGGGCCGCGATATCAGCACCGAGGAGCTGGCCGAGGAGCTCGATATGTCCGTCCTGCAGGTCCGGGAGGTGCTGAGCCATGCGCGCGAACCGATTTCGCTGCACACCCCGATCGGCGACAGCGACAATGCCGAGCTCGGTGCGCTCATTGCCGATAACGGCCCAGACCCGTCGGTGACGGTCACCGACGGTGCGCTGCGCGGGCAGCTGGGGGTGGCGCTGTCCGGGCTGCCCGAGCGGGAGGCGCAGGTGATCGCGCTGCGCTACGGGCTGGACGGCTGCGAACCGCGAACACTGGAGGAGGTCGGGCGGATCTTCGGGGTGTCCCGGGAGCGGATCCGGCAGATCGAGGCCAAGGCCATGCAGAAGCTGCGGCAACCGGCGCGCACGCTGGCGCTCGAGGGGATGCTGGGCTGA